ACACCACTGGTTAACTCCACACTTGCCGAGCCAGCCCCATTCAGTAAATCAATCGTTTTCACAATCACTGGTGAATTATCATTAGGTGTTAAGCTTACCTTCAATGAACTTAACGACGCTGGAGCACCGCTTACATTCAACGTAACTGTGTCTTTTATTACCTCAATACATTGATAACTCAAATTTGTGACAGGTGGGTTAGAAGCATTCGCTATGACAGAAGTTGGATTAAAAACTGACGAGCAATTGTAGCCGTTAAAATGAATTAAAGGAGAAAAAAAGGTGTAAGTGCCTCCTTCTTTTAATTGAGAAATAGTTTCAGAACTCCCCCAGGTTACCATCCTTGATTGGGAATTACCTGAATCAGTTTGCGTAATTAACACGGTTGGATTTACCCCGTACCCACTTAACTCGTCAGGTAAATTCTCTAAATGAATAATTAACTTACCTGCCTGCGGAACAAGAGAATATTGAATGGTTGAATTGACTGTTTGGTTTGCTGAAACAGTGACGAGACTTGGTGTGGCTTGTCCCTGATATTTATTTCCCTCGTTATCAACAATGGACTCAGCGGCAATTGTATAATTGCCAGGAGCAAGATGACTGATGACCTTCGAGGCTTGCCAGGGAAGCTGCACATCACTGATAATTTGGCCATTAATAAGCAGATGTACTAAAGCATAATGTTGTGACACATTACCTGGTCTTACTGATGGGTTATTTAATTTAATACTCCCTGACTCCACAACACTGTTTAAATAAACCAATGTGGTGTCTTCAATATGATGATCTTGTTCTGCACCATATTTGATAAAAATACTACTCCCTATAGGTAGTATGCTATTAGCACCAGGATAATCAGGGAAATGTAAATGGAATGTTGCTAAAAATTTACCATCCGATTGTGGCTGAGAAGTGATCATTAATTCATTATCAGGATAAGAAAGTGGTGAAAAATCACCCCAGAAATTGGTATTGAGCGCTGAACTTGTTTGAAACGTTACTGTAGAGTTTTGAAAGTCGACTGCCTGAGTACAATTGTTGGTAAGTTTAAGCACTATAGATTTCCAATGCTGGTTACCTGTGGAAGTAAAACCAGCATTAATGCAGCTAGTTGGCTGAGCAATGGAAGGGTTTATTGTTTGAGCGATTGTCGCTGTAGCAAACGATAATGCACCTAAGAGGGGTAATAAATATCTCATCAATTACATTCCCTGTAAGAAAAACTTTAACTATCTCACATTTTTTTATTAAACAATAGTGTTTATGGTTGTTGTCCAATCAAATGTCTTTCGAATTTATTAGACACTTATTACCAATCTGGTTCTCTAATCCACTGAAAAGAACTTGCACCCACACAAAGTCATAGGGATAATCATCTACTTTGTCTAATGAAGAAAGGTGGATGATGGAATTTTTGTCCGAATATGGTTTATTTTTGTTAAAAGCATTAACTTTAGTCATAGCGGTACTTCTCACTGTAGCCGGCATTGCCGCAATAAGTCGCAAACCCAAACATAAACTGGAAATTACTTCACTAAATAAACAGCATGAAGACACAAAGCAGCGTATGTCTCATGATATAAAAAATAAGAAACCTGAAAAAAAGCGTAAGAAAAAAGCAAAAGATGAAAGGAATTCACTGTATGTACTTGATTTTCACGGCGATATTAAAGCCAGTGAAGCCGATCAGTTGCGCGAAGAGGTGACCGCCATTCTAGCAGTTGCTGAACCTGACGATGAAGTGGTAGTTCGTCTAGAGAGTCCCGGTGGAGCAGTGAATAGCTATGGCCTGGCAGCCTCTCAGTTACAGCGCATACGCGATAAAAATATCCCTTTAACGGTTTGCATTGATAAAATGGCAGCAAGTGGAGGTTATTTAATGGCTTGCGTTGCTAACACTATTATTGCCGCTCCCTTTGCTATTATTGGCTCCATTGGTGTAGTGGCTCAACTGCCTAATTTTCATCGCTGGCTAAAGAAAAATAATATCGATGTTGAGTTGTTAACCGCTGGAGAATATAAACGTACTTTGACAATGTTCGCTGAAAATACTGAAAAAGGACGCCAAAAGCTGCAGGAAGACCTGGAAAAAATTCACCAGGCGTTCAGAAATTACGTGTTGGGAAATCGTCCGCAATTAGACATTGATAAGGTAGCCACTGGCGAACATTGGCTAGCAAGCGATGCTTATGAATTAAAATTAATTGATAAATTAAAAACAAGTGATGACTATCTCATGGAAAAAATGGCTGATTTTAATGTCTTTAAAATTAATGTTCAGGGGAAAAAATCACTGGTGGAAAAATTAATGAAGCCCGTGATGAAATTAATTCATCCATGGGCGTAGCTATTCTAGCTTAAGTATTTACTTCACTGTAACCTGGGTGAAATGAAGGTAACCCAGGTTAGCAATTTTTCTTTTCTCATTATATAGTAGATTAATTATGCTTATTACTTAGTCTAAGGACAGGCTATGTTTGCAGGGGCTCTTATTTTTTTAGTTATCGCCATTATTTCAGGGATATTCAGCTTCAAAAGACCATCGACTTCGACCTATGTTGCTAAACTTGTTTTTTACCTGTCAGTATTACTTTTCCTGGCGTTTTTATTTAGCTCTATTGTCAGTTTGGCACCGCCGCGTGTGCGAACTGGTGCATTACCCATATAATCTGACTAAATAGAATAAGCAAGGCGTAATACGACAGAATAAAGAAAAGGAAAATAGCTGTCGGAGGGAGTTAATTGAGCCTCACCATAACCTGCAGTGTAATTACCTCCGAGCTCAATCATCCAATGATTCGCTAGCGGGTAGTTAAATCCTGCTCCAAATGCAGGCGTTGCACGCCATCGATTCACTAAAATGTCTTCGCGATGAATTCCTGCCACACCGATACTGGAGTATGCCCTAATATAGGTATTAGGTATTAAAAGCATAATTTTTGCCTTTAGATCCACCGTTTCAGTTTTTGTTTTAAAAAAGACTTTATTCCCATTTAAAAAACTGAACAAACTCATGGGATCAAACGACACTTCAGCATCAGGATAGTCCAGATAACTTAATTCCAATGCAAAATAGTGGGCAAATTCATAACCAGTAAAGGCACCCCATACACCACCACCTTCCCGAACCTTGATAGGCGTTGACATACTTAAAGCCATATTTTGATTTTCTCGAGTAGGCACAAGTCCTTCCCAAGTAGTAGATCCATAACCACCCATAGCACCGAGGTAAAAATGTGGACTGGAACTGATTTTTTTGGCGGCATTTGCAAGACTGCTTAGAGAAAAAGAGAACAGCAAGCACCCTAAAACTAACTTTTTTATAATCACAGTTCACTACACCTTTTTAAACATCTTGGTTAGCAGATTGCATAACCAAGACAACACTGATTATTCTACTGACAAGCTTTCTTGGTAGAGCTACAGAGACGGCCACGAGAATCAACTCCGCCACGGAGATAACAATTCCAATTATCCATGCAGTCCTGAGGGCTTGTGTAACGTTGATATTCACAAGCTTTTTGTAAAGAACCAAACACACTAATCATGCGTGAATAAAGCGCATTCATATCCTGACACATCGAATTTGGCAGCCCGGATGAGGTACAATAACAAGTGGCGACTGATTTAAATGATGAACAAAAATTTACATCATTGGTAGGTAAAGCATTAGGACAACCAGCAAAAGCCGATAGAATCATACAACAGGAAAAAGCAGCAGCCAAACCTAATTTTTTTATCATCCTTGATTCCTCATTCTTAAAAGTTCTAGAAAACTTTATCAGAAACTAGAAAGACTGCAAAATAAAAAATTCACTTATGTTACGCACTCGCTCATTAGCCGTATGACTTCGTTGGCTATTCTCTCTCGCAATGCAGGGCGCAAATTCGCGGAAATAATTAAATAGGGTTTCGCTGAGTTTCCTATGCGCGTAAAACAGATGTCCAATAAATTATTTATAGTTAATAAATCGTAGTGATACTCTCTAATCTCATAGAGTTTAAACCCGAAAACCTCTGGCTCCTCCTTACGTTCAGCATTTATCAAGAAACGAGGTTGTACATTAATATTAACAAGAAAGTTATTCTTTTTGTCACCATGAAGACGTAAGCACTGATTAAGAATTTGTGGGTTTAATTTCGATGAACGAAATAAGGTCGTATAGAGCCAAACAATAAATTTCATCAAAGACTGTTTAATA
This region of Legionella clemsonensis genomic DNA includes:
- the sohB gene encoding protease SohB, which translates into the protein MEFLSEYGLFLLKALTLVIAVLLTVAGIAAISRKPKHKLEITSLNKQHEDTKQRMSHDIKNKKPEKKRKKKAKDERNSLYVLDFHGDIKASEADQLREEVTAILAVAEPDDEVVVRLESPGGAVNSYGLAASQLQRIRDKNIPLTVCIDKMAASGGYLMACVANTIIAAPFAIIGSIGVVAQLPNFHRWLKKNNIDVELLTAGEYKRTLTMFAENTEKGRQKLQEDLEKIHQAFRNYVLGNRPQLDIDKVATGEHWLASDAYELKLIDKLKTSDDYLMEKMADFNVFKINVQGKKSLVEKLMKPVMKLIHPWA
- a CDS encoding outer membrane beta-barrel protein, with product MIIKKLVLGCLLFSFSLSSLANAAKKISSSPHFYLGAMGGYGSTTWEGLVPTRENQNMALSMSTPIKVREGGGVWGAFTGYEFAHYFALELSYLDYPDAEVSFDPMSLFSFLNGNKVFFKTKTETVDLKAKIMLLIPNTYIRAYSSIGVAGIHREDILVNRWRATPAFGAGFNYPLANHWMIELGGNYTAGYGEAQLTPSDSYFPFLYSVVLRLAYSI
- a CDS encoding glycosyl hydrolase family 18 protein, with protein sequence MRYLLPLLGALSFATATIAQTINPSIAQPTSCINAGFTSTGNQHWKSIVLKLTNNCTQAVDFQNSTVTFQTSSALNTNFWGDFSPLSYPDNELMITSQPQSDGKFLATFHLHFPDYPGANSILPIGSSIFIKYGAEQDHHIEDTTLVYLNSVVESGSIKLNNPSVRPGNVSQHYALVHLLINGQIISDVQLPWQASKVISHLAPGNYTIAAESIVDNEGNKYQGQATPSLVTVSANQTVNSTIQYSLVPQAGKLIIHLENLPDELSGYGVNPTVLITQTDSGNSQSRMVTWGSSETISQLKEGGTYTFFSPLIHFNGYNCSSVFNPTSVIANASNPPVTNLSYQCIEVIKDTVTLNVSGAPASLSSLKVSLTPNDNSPVIVKTIDLLNGAGSASVELTSGVIYTLSSENVSGYTVNFSPQPLTATANAVATITLSPVSSTSGRIISYLPGWKTPPSAQSLANAGYTHAMVAFGVFSTSNPGVITPAFDTITREYVQSLHQAGIKVILSLGGALTSLPNTTVDFHQVLAAATSVDSFKQTFINSLTELIIQYEFDGFDIDIEHGVNAGGTFSQPQGDIAVLASIINTMYSQNPSLLITLTPQVANVAATSGFDATWGNYASLIMQTHNSLAWVGIQLYNTGCAFGIDQVCYGPSPTSTPDFSVAMATDLLEDWPAIVNGRNTGFQPYISYLKPSQVVIGYPAPNASGASDGWPVTPTSTIKRAIQCLRTATVSSLSCDSYVPPKAYSNIGGVFNWEITYDQDNNFRFATELKNCILNGQCN
- a CDS encoding DUF1328 family protein, which translates into the protein MFAGALIFLVIAIISGIFSFKRPSTSTYVAKLVFYLSVLLFLAFLFSSIVSLAPPRVRTGALPI